A region of Streptomyces sp. R44 DNA encodes the following proteins:
- a CDS encoding VIT1/CCC1 transporter family protein translates to MSIIEAQAPLHEAHRDNHTHRDVNGGWLRPAVFGAMDGLVSNLALMTGVAGGAVSSQTVVITGLAGLAAGAFSMAAGEYTSVASQRELVQAELDVERRQLRKHPIDEMEELAALYVSRGVEPALAREVAMQLSKDPEQALEIHAREELGIDPDDLPSPMVAAVSSFGSFALGALLPVLPYLLGATALWPAVLLALLGLFACGALVARVTARGWLFSGMRQLVLGGAAAAVTYGLGMLFGAAL, encoded by the coding sequence ATGTCCATCATCGAAGCTCAGGCGCCACTGCACGAGGCCCACCGCGACAACCACACGCACCGTGACGTGAACGGCGGTTGGCTGCGCCCGGCGGTGTTCGGCGCGATGGACGGACTCGTCTCCAACCTCGCCCTCATGACCGGTGTCGCCGGTGGCGCGGTCTCCTCGCAGACCGTCGTCATCACCGGCCTCGCGGGCCTCGCCGCCGGCGCCTTCTCCATGGCGGCCGGCGAGTACACCTCCGTCGCCTCGCAGCGCGAGCTCGTCCAGGCGGAACTGGACGTCGAGCGCCGCCAGTTGCGCAAGCACCCGATCGACGAGATGGAGGAGCTCGCCGCGCTCTACGTCTCCCGCGGCGTCGAGCCCGCGCTCGCCCGCGAGGTCGCGATGCAGCTGTCGAAGGACCCCGAGCAGGCCCTGGAGATCCACGCCCGGGAGGAGCTCGGCATCGACCCGGACGACCTGCCGTCGCCGATGGTCGCCGCCGTGTCCTCCTTCGGCTCCTTCGCGCTCGGCGCGCTCCTGCCCGTCCTGCCGTACCTGCTCGGCGCGACCGCGCTCTGGCCCGCCGTGCTGCTCGCGCTCCTCGGGCTCTTCGCCTGCGGCGCCCTGGTGGCCCGGGTGACCGCTCGAGGCTGGCTCTTCAGCGGTATGCGCCAGCTCGTCCTGGGTGGTGCCGCCGCGGCCGTCACGTACGGGCTCGGCATGCTCTTCGGGGCCGCTTTGTAG
- a CDS encoding ADP-ribosylglycohydrolase family protein codes for MVNSTACDTRERARGALLGLAVGDALGAPAENMRPSEIRRRWGRIEGFVTDSPAGTDDTEYAIFSGLLLARHGSALTVHHVERAWHHWIADLDEGPFRGAGFSERGTLENLRRGLAAPISAQHRHAWSDGLAMRAAPFGVFAAGRPAEAARLVAIDGSVSHDGEGIYGGQAVAAGVAAAMTGATVTSVIAAALSVVPMDSWTARSLRRAVVAAQRVQPDPLTRERQVRSAVVIGGYPWTDLAPEAVGLAFGAFAAARGDFRTAVLTAVNMGRDADTTAAVAGALAGAAGGVNAIPSDWASAIAPVTGSCLPSMRGYHVLDVADLLTPEEAA; via the coding sequence ATGGTGAACAGCACGGCCTGCGACACGCGTGAACGGGCGAGAGGGGCGCTCCTCGGCCTCGCCGTCGGCGACGCCCTCGGCGCGCCCGCCGAGAACATGCGGCCCTCCGAGATCCGCCGCCGCTGGGGCCGCATCGAGGGTTTCGTGACGGACAGCCCGGCGGGCACCGACGACACGGAGTACGCCATCTTCTCGGGGCTGCTCCTCGCCCGGCACGGCTCGGCCCTCACCGTCCACCACGTCGAGCGGGCCTGGCACCACTGGATCGCCGACCTCGACGAAGGCCCCTTCCGCGGCGCGGGCTTCTCGGAGCGCGGCACCCTGGAGAACCTCCGCCGGGGCCTCGCGGCCCCCATCTCGGCCCAGCACCGCCACGCGTGGAGCGACGGCCTCGCGATGCGCGCCGCCCCCTTCGGGGTGTTCGCGGCGGGCCGCCCGGCGGAGGCGGCGCGACTGGTCGCGATCGACGGCAGCGTCAGCCACGACGGCGAAGGCATCTACGGGGGCCAGGCCGTGGCGGCGGGAGTGGCGGCGGCGATGACGGGAGCGACGGTCACGTCGGTCATCGCGGCAGCGCTCTCGGTCGTCCCCATGGACTCCTGGACGGCCCGCTCGCTGCGCCGCGCGGTCGTCGCGGCCCAGCGGGTCCAGCCGGACCCGCTCACCCGCGAACGCCAGGTCCGCTCGGCGGTCGTCATCGGCGGCTACCCGTGGACGGACCTCGCCCCGGAGGCGGTGGGCCTGGCCTTCGGGGCCTTCGCGGCGGCCCGAGGCGACTTCCGTACGGCGGTCCTGACGGCGGTCAACATGGGCCGCGACGCCGACACGACGGCGGCGGTGGCGGGCGCCCTGGCGGGCGCGGCGGGCGGGGTGAACGCGATCCCGTCCGACTGGGCCTCGGCCATCGCCCCGGTGACCGGCAGCTGCCTCCCGTCGATGCGCGGCTACCACGTCCTGGACGTGGCGGACCTCCTGACCCCGGAGGAGGCGGCATGA
- a CDS encoding ADP-ribosylglycohydrolase family protein: MPGSGSLLGDPQDPMPPVPGTNELNLAPQGPVPVRATGTWGSGAQELPQLDAPRRAGRDAVEGLLLGLAAGDAAGWPAARHRAARMPEWTRRLTRELDTFAEQNATTTLPVPIALNQPPEPLRLGPSDDAEWAVFTAEAILTADGPVFAALPPDRRLRAAVDLAWNALAGQVAAAADRAPEVESAVLPLRARISVRAGLGNLATGLRPPATGHDNPHFFDDAACVRAAVLAVVHPGDPRAAAELAEFDARYTQDGDGVHGARATAAAVAAALGGATVDEAVEAALAELPPVTEIGRNARHAVKLAQAADSAFELVPLLEHQIVDHVYSYGIAAAETVPVALALATAARGAMTAAVPAAACLSRVADSAPALAGALTGALGGGRSVPASWRETCRTLAGCALPRLAGTDLVELAGLLGATEPAAPGGQFRHDTHTG, translated from the coding sequence ATGCCGGGTTCCGGCTCCCTGCTCGGTGACCCGCAGGACCCGATGCCGCCGGTGCCGGGCACGAACGAGCTGAACCTGGCCCCGCAGGGACCCGTCCCGGTGCGGGCCACCGGCACCTGGGGCAGCGGCGCCCAAGAGCTCCCGCAGCTCGACGCCCCTCGCAGGGCCGGGCGCGACGCAGTCGAGGGCCTCCTCCTCGGGCTCGCCGCAGGCGACGCCGCCGGCTGGCCCGCCGCCCGCCACCGCGCCGCCCGCATGCCCGAATGGACCCGCCGCCTCACCCGCGAACTCGACACCTTCGCCGAGCAGAACGCGACGACCACCCTCCCCGTCCCCATCGCCCTCAACCAGCCCCCCGAGCCCCTCCGTCTGGGCCCCTCCGACGACGCCGAGTGGGCGGTCTTCACCGCCGAGGCGATCCTCACCGCCGACGGCCCCGTGTTCGCCGCCCTCCCCCCGGACCGCCGGCTCCGCGCCGCCGTCGACCTCGCCTGGAACGCCCTCGCCGGCCAGGTCGCCGCCGCCGCCGACCGCGCCCCCGAGGTCGAGTCGGCCGTACTCCCCCTCCGCGCCCGGATCTCGGTCCGCGCGGGCCTCGGCAACCTCGCCACCGGCCTGCGCCCGCCCGCCACGGGCCACGACAACCCGCACTTCTTCGACGACGCCGCCTGCGTCCGCGCCGCGGTCCTCGCCGTCGTCCACCCCGGCGACCCCCGCGCGGCCGCCGAACTCGCCGAGTTCGACGCGCGGTACACGCAGGACGGCGACGGAGTCCACGGCGCCCGTGCGACGGCGGCGGCCGTCGCCGCGGCCCTCGGCGGGGCGACGGTCGACGAGGCCGTGGAGGCGGCGCTCGCCGAACTCCCGCCCGTCACCGAGATCGGCCGCAACGCCCGGCACGCCGTGAAGCTCGCCCAGGCCGCCGACTCCGCCTTCGAGCTGGTCCCGCTCCTGGAGCACCAGATCGTGGACCACGTCTACAGCTACGGCATCGCCGCCGCCGAGACCGTACCGGTCGCCCTGGCCCTCGCCACCGCCGCCCGGGGCGCGATGACGGCCGCGGTACCGGCCGCCGCCTGCCTCTCCCGGGTCGCCGACTCGGCCCCCGCGCTCGCGGGCGCGCTCACCGGCGCGCTGGGCGGCGGCCGTTCGGTCCCGGCGAGCTGGCGCGAGACGTGCAGGACGCTCGCGGGCTGCGCGCTGCCCCGCCTCGCGGGTACGGACCTGGTGGAACTCGCCGGGCTGCTGGGAGCCACGGAACCGGCCGCCCCAGGTGGACAATTCCGACATGACACCCACACTGGATGA
- a CDS encoding ADP-ribosylglycohydrolase family protein, protein MTPTLDDRITGSLLGAAVGDALGGPVEGYTPEQILERHGGRVTGIVGPWNGGDWRTARPIAPYHKGDGHVTDDTLMTHALIRVYEKVRGHLDAYAVADHLVPELMGSPVWIPELEAEALPLQRIFLAEKWIVARLHYGHVDPREAGTGNIVNCGAAMYMAPVGLVNAAHPAAAYAEAIDLAGAHQSSYGREAAGVFAAAVAAACAPGATPASVVEESLSLAKDGTRAAIKAVTEVAAGHRDFESALVPLRRAVAPFDTVGPDYRAPSLGARRPSRLHAIEELPVALGMLLVGEGDYRRTVLGAVNYGRDCDSIATMAGAIVGALHGESAVPPEWAKQVAEASRLDLHAPARALAEVTHEIFARDVEARRSHESAFATLTSADR, encoded by the coding sequence ATGACACCCACACTGGATGACCGGATCACCGGCAGCCTCCTCGGGGCCGCCGTCGGCGACGCGCTCGGCGGCCCCGTCGAGGGCTACACCCCCGAACAGATCCTGGAACGCCACGGCGGCCGCGTCACCGGGATCGTCGGCCCCTGGAACGGCGGCGACTGGCGCACCGCCCGGCCCATCGCGCCGTACCACAAGGGCGACGGGCACGTCACCGACGACACCTTGATGACCCACGCGCTGATCCGGGTGTACGAGAAGGTCCGCGGCCACCTCGACGCGTACGCGGTCGCGGACCACCTCGTCCCCGAACTCATGGGCTCCCCCGTCTGGATCCCGGAGCTGGAGGCCGAGGCGCTCCCCCTCCAGCGGATCTTCCTCGCGGAGAAGTGGATCGTGGCCCGGCTCCACTACGGCCACGTCGACCCCCGGGAGGCGGGGACGGGAAACATCGTCAACTGCGGTGCCGCGATGTACATGGCTCCGGTCGGCCTGGTCAACGCCGCCCACCCGGCGGCCGCCTACGCCGAGGCGATCGACCTGGCGGGCGCGCACCAGTCCTCCTACGGCCGGGAGGCCGCGGGTGTCTTCGCGGCGGCGGTCGCGGCGGCCTGCGCGCCGGGCGCGACGCCGGCGTCGGTGGTGGAGGAGTCGCTGTCCCTGGCGAAGGACGGAACGCGCGCGGCGATCAAGGCGGTCACCGAAGTCGCGGCCGGACACCGGGACTTCGAGTCCGCACTCGTCCCCCTCCGCAGGGCGGTGGCCCCCTTCGACACGGTCGGCCCCGACTACCGGGCCCCCTCCCTCGGCGCCCGCCGCCCCTCCCGGCTGCACGCGATCGAGGAACTCCCCGTCGCCCTCGGCATGCTCCTGGTCGGCGAGGGCGACTACCGCCGTACGGTCCTGGGCGCGGTCAACTACGGCCGCGACTGCGACTCGATCGCCACGATGGCGGGCGCGATCGTGGGCGCGCTGCACGGCGAGTCCGCGGTCCCTCCGGAGTGGGCGAAGCAGGTGGCGGAGGCGAGCCGCCTGGACCTGCACGCCCCGGCGCGGGCGCTGGCGGAAGTGACCCACGAGATCTTCGCCAGGGATGTGGAAGCCCGCCGGTCCCACGAATCGGCCTTCGCGACGCTGACGAGCGCGGACCGATGA
- a CDS encoding ADP-ribosylglycohydrolase family protein, translating to MTLRVTWVQPEDLVGHELRQASEDGRDAGALAARWTAAGGPPAPTSAGASETPRPDLRPLAEELLDALASLPAPLSAHEPTALPAIRASTTPRVGNRPAGRDGCTTGPPVPPPAERLPTTGLQDRLHAAWLGRAVGCLLGKPVEKLPLSAIRTLARAAGNWPLTTWFTARGVPPELLAAHPWNRRSAATSLAENIDGMPEDDDLNYPLLDLLLLQRYGRDFTTADVARLWLDELPAGRTFTAERVAYRNLLDGVEPPLTALRRNPFREWIGAQIRADVHGWTHPGDPVAAAAQAHRDAVLTHTANGVYGAMFVAATLATAATGTADVHESLAAGLGVIPPRSRLAEGVRRGIAYAGTEPDFDTVVDRLHAELGGYHWVHAVPNAALLAAALTHADGDFSRSVCAAVSGGWDTDSNGATAGSVAGLLAGHPHRLPERWTAPLKNRLATSVPSFDGIGFDTLAELTHTEAVRP from the coding sequence ATGACCCTGCGCGTGACCTGGGTCCAGCCGGAGGACCTGGTGGGCCACGAACTCCGCCAGGCGTCGGAGGACGGCCGCGACGCCGGTGCCCTGGCGGCCCGCTGGACGGCGGCGGGCGGCCCCCCCGCCCCGACGTCGGCCGGCGCCTCGGAAACCCCCCGCCCGGACCTCCGCCCCCTGGCGGAAGAACTCCTGGACGCCTTGGCGTCCCTCCCCGCACCCCTGTCGGCCCACGAGCCCACGGCCCTGCCCGCGATCCGGGCGTCGACGACCCCCCGTGTCGGCAATCGTCCCGCAGGGCGGGACGGGTGCACAACGGGCCCACCCGTTCCGCCCCCTGCGGAACGACTGCCCACAACGGGGCTCCAAGACCGCCTGCACGCCGCCTGGCTGGGCCGCGCCGTCGGGTGCCTCCTCGGCAAGCCCGTGGAGAAGCTCCCCCTTTCCGCCATCCGCACCCTCGCCCGCGCCGCCGGCAACTGGCCCCTCACCACCTGGTTCACCGCCCGCGGTGTCCCGCCCGAGCTGCTCGCAGCCCATCCGTGGAACCGTCGCTCCGCCGCCACCTCCCTCGCCGAGAACATCGACGGCATGCCCGAGGACGACGACCTCAACTACCCCCTCCTCGACCTGCTGCTCCTCCAGCGGTACGGCCGCGACTTCACCACCGCCGACGTCGCCCGCCTCTGGCTCGACGAGCTCCCCGCCGGCCGCACCTTCACGGCCGAGCGCGTCGCCTACCGCAACCTCCTCGACGGCGTCGAACCCCCACTGACCGCCCTCCGCCGCAACCCCTTCCGCGAGTGGATCGGCGCCCAGATCCGGGCCGACGTCCACGGCTGGACCCACCCCGGCGACCCGGTGGCCGCCGCGGCGCAGGCCCACCGGGACGCGGTGCTCACGCACACCGCGAACGGCGTCTACGGCGCCATGTTCGTCGCCGCCACCCTTGCCACCGCCGCGACCGGGACGGCGGACGTCCACGAGTCCCTCGCCGCCGGCCTCGGCGTGATCCCGCCGCGCTCGCGGCTCGCGGAGGGCGTCCGGCGGGGCATCGCGTACGCCGGCACGGAGCCCGACTTCGACACCGTCGTCGACCGTCTGCACGCCGAACTCGGCGGGTACCACTGGGTGCATGCCGTCCCCAACGCCGCCCTGCTCGCCGCCGCCCTCACCCACGCCGACGGCGACTTCTCCCGCTCCGTCTGCGCGGCGGTCTCGGGCGGCTGGGACACCGACTCCAACGGCGCCACCGCCGGTTCGGTCGCCGGGCTGCTGGCCGGGCACCCGCACCGGCTGCCCGAGCGCTGGACCGCCCCGCTCAAGAACCGGCTGGCGACCTCGGTGCCGTCCTTCGACGGCATCGGGTTCGACACCCTGGCCGAACTGACACACACGGAGGCAGTACGCCCATGA
- the rbsK gene encoding ribokinase, giving the protein MTSIVVLGSTNMDLVTYVPRAPALGETVTGRSFRTIPGGKGANQAVAAARAGAEVAMIGAVGADDFGARLRATLEHCAVDTDLLRTAEGSSGTAHVVVDDEGGNAIVVVPGANGTVTSLTHGDEALIGTADSLLLQLELPLSVVVEGAVTARRLGVRTVLTPAPTQPLPPELLAATDLLVPNEHEAAALTGLTDPREAAQALLRDVPEVVVTLGAAGSLYAVRGAEPVAVPAPRVRAVDTTGAGDTFVGALAVALGEGRPAPEALAWAQTAAALSVQREGASTSMPYRVEIEAAFRSPHTLEADAV; this is encoded by the coding sequence ATGACCAGCATCGTCGTGCTCGGCAGCACGAACATGGACCTCGTCACCTATGTGCCACGGGCCCCCGCCCTCGGTGAGACGGTCACCGGCCGCTCCTTCCGTACGATCCCCGGCGGCAAGGGCGCCAACCAGGCCGTCGCCGCCGCCCGCGCGGGCGCCGAGGTGGCGATGATCGGCGCGGTCGGCGCGGACGACTTCGGGGCACGGCTCCGCGCCACCCTGGAGCACTGCGCGGTCGACACCGATCTGCTGCGCACCGCCGAGGGCTCCTCCGGAACCGCTCATGTCGTGGTCGACGACGAGGGCGGCAACGCGATCGTCGTCGTCCCCGGCGCCAACGGCACCGTCACCTCCCTCACCCATGGCGACGAGGCCCTCATCGGCACCGCCGACTCCCTGCTCCTCCAGCTCGAACTCCCCCTCTCCGTCGTCGTCGAGGGCGCCGTCACCGCCCGCCGGCTCGGCGTCCGTACCGTGCTGACCCCCGCCCCCACCCAGCCCCTCCCGCCGGAACTCCTCGCCGCCACCGACCTGTTGGTGCCCAACGAGCACGAGGCCGCCGCGCTCACCGGGCTCACCGACCCGCGCGAAGCCGCGCAGGCCCTGCTGCGGGACGTCCCGGAGGTGGTCGTCACCCTGGGCGCGGCCGGCAGCCTCTACGCGGTGCGCGGCGCGGAACCGGTCGCCGTGCCCGCGCCCCGGGTCCGGGCCGTGGACACCACGGGGGCCGGCGACACCTTCGTCGGCGCCCTCGCGGTCGCCCTCGGCGAGGGCCGTCCCGCACCGGAGGCCCTCGCCTGGGCGCAGACGGCCGCCGCGCTCTCCGTCCAGCGCGAGGGCGCGTCGACCTCGATGCCGTACCGCGTCGAGATCGAGGCCGCCTTCCGCTCGCCCCACACCCTGGAGGCCGACGCCGTATGA
- a CDS encoding CaiB/BaiF CoA transferase family protein encodes MTAHAPTTTPENPTAPLQGLRVLDLATLFAGPLAAMMLGDFGADVVKVEHPRKPDPSRGHGPAKDGIGLWWKVLGRNKRAITLDLSSPGGRDTLLALAAEADVIVENFRPGTLERWGLGWEELSTVNPRLVLARVTGFGQFGPYAHRPGFGTLAEAMSGFAAITGEPDGPPTLPPFGLADSIAALATAYAVMTALTARTATGRGQVVDMAIIEPMLSVIGPHPLWYDQLGYVQPRTGNRSRNNAPRNTYRTSDGSWVAVSTSAQSIAERVLRLVGRPELIDEPWFADGTGRAEHADVLDEAVGSWIARHTRDEAMAAFEKAEAAIAPVYDIRDVVADPQYQALRTVTEVQDPELGPIKMQNVLFRLSETPGAIRWPGRPHGADTTAVLSELGLTPAEIDALREQGAV; translated from the coding sequence ATGACCGCCCACGCCCCGACCACCACGCCCGAGAACCCCACGGCGCCCCTGCAGGGGCTGCGCGTCCTGGATCTCGCGACTCTCTTCGCCGGCCCGCTGGCCGCCATGATGCTGGGCGACTTCGGCGCCGACGTCGTCAAGGTCGAGCACCCCCGCAAGCCGGACCCGTCGCGCGGCCACGGCCCCGCCAAGGACGGCATCGGCCTGTGGTGGAAGGTCCTCGGCCGGAACAAGCGGGCGATCACCCTCGACCTCTCCTCGCCGGGCGGCCGCGACACCCTGCTCGCGCTCGCCGCCGAGGCGGACGTGATCGTGGAGAACTTCCGCCCCGGCACCCTGGAACGCTGGGGTCTGGGCTGGGAGGAGCTCTCCACCGTCAACCCGCGTCTGGTGCTCGCCCGGGTCACCGGCTTCGGCCAGTTCGGCCCGTACGCCCACCGCCCCGGCTTCGGCACGCTCGCCGAGGCGATGAGCGGCTTCGCCGCGATCACCGGCGAGCCGGACGGCCCGCCGACCCTGCCGCCCTTCGGCCTCGCCGACTCGATCGCCGCCCTCGCCACGGCGTACGCGGTGATGACCGCGCTCACCGCGAGGACGGCGACCGGCCGCGGCCAGGTCGTCGACATGGCGATCATCGAACCGATGCTCTCCGTCATCGGACCCCACCCCCTCTGGTACGACCAGCTCGGTTACGTCCAGCCCAGGACCGGCAACCGCTCCCGCAACAACGCCCCGCGCAACACCTACCGGACCTCCGACGGCTCCTGGGTCGCCGTCTCCACCTCCGCCCAGTCGATCGCCGAGCGGGTGCTGCGGCTCGTCGGCCGCCCGGAGCTGATCGACGAGCCGTGGTTCGCCGACGGCACGGGCCGGGCCGAGCACGCGGACGTCCTCGACGAGGCGGTCGGCTCGTGGATCGCCCGCCACACCCGTGACGAGGCGATGGCGGCCTTCGAGAAGGCGGAGGCGGCCATCGCCCCCGTCTACGACATCCGGGATGTCGTCGCCGATCCCCAGTACCAGGCGCTCCGCACCGTGACCGAGGTGCAGGATCCCGAACTCGGTCCGATCAAGATGCAGAACGTCCTCTTCCGCCTCTCCGAGACCCCGGGCGCCATCCGCTGGCCCGGCCGGCCGCACGGCGCCGACACCACCGCCGTCCTCTCCGAACTCGGCCTCACCCCCGCCGAGATCGACGCCCTCCGCGAGCAGGGCGCGGTATGA
- a CDS encoding CoA ester lyase, whose amino-acid sequence MSPRTPLTWLYAPGDRPEVVRKALSSGADVVIVDLEDAVAPHRKAYALDATVDLLADVHPVPVHVRVHTPLDIPTLAPLPGLRGLRVPKVTHATDIHRIAGLAPGLPLYPLLENALAVEHAYAIATAHPAVRGIALGEADLRADLGVREDSALDWPRGRVVVAARAAALPPPAQSVHPDVADLDALAAGCARGRAMGFLGRAAIHPRQLPVIERAYLPTPEEVDAAREVVEAAAAERGALALPDGRFVDAAVVEGAHRVLALAARAG is encoded by the coding sequence ATGAGCCCCCGCACCCCCCTCACCTGGCTGTACGCACCCGGTGACCGCCCCGAGGTCGTCCGCAAGGCCCTGTCCTCCGGCGCCGACGTCGTGATCGTCGATCTGGAGGACGCGGTCGCCCCGCACCGCAAGGCGTACGCCCTCGACGCCACCGTCGATCTCCTCGCGGACGTCCATCCCGTCCCGGTCCACGTCCGCGTCCACACGCCGCTCGACATCCCCACCCTGGCCCCCCTCCCCGGCCTCCGCGGTCTCCGTGTACCCAAGGTGACACACGCCACTGACATCCACCGGATCGCGGGCCTCGCGCCGGGCCTCCCCCTCTATCCGCTCCTGGAGAACGCCCTCGCCGTGGAGCACGCGTACGCCATCGCCACCGCCCATCCCGCCGTCCGCGGCATCGCCCTCGGCGAGGCCGACCTCCGCGCCGACCTGGGGGTACGGGAGGACAGCGCGCTCGACTGGCCGCGCGGCCGTGTGGTGGTCGCGGCCCGCGCGGCCGCCCTCCCGCCGCCGGCCCAGTCCGTCCACCCGGACGTCGCCGACCTGGACGCGCTGGCCGCGGGCTGCGCCCGGGGCCGGGCCATGGGCTTCCTCGGCCGGGCGGCGATCCACCCGCGCCAGCTCCCGGTCATCGAGCGCGCCTACCTCCCGACCCCGGAGGAGGTCGACGCGGCCCGTGAGGTCGTCGAGGCGGCCGCGGCCGAGCGGGGCGCCCTCGCGCTCCCGGACGGCCGCTTCGTCGACGCGGCGGTGGTGGAGGGAGCCCACCGGGTCCTCGCGCTCGCGGCCCGTGCGGGGTGA
- the lgt gene encoding prolipoprotein diacylglyceryl transferase: MDLAYIPSPSTGVIHLGPIPLRGYAFCIIIGVFVAVWLGNKRWIARGGTAGTVADIAVWAVPFGLVGGRLYHVITDYQLYFSEGENWVDAFKIWEGGLGIWGAIALGAVGAWIGCRRRGISLPVYADVIAPGIAFAQAIGRWGNWFNQELYGKPTDVPWALKITEGPNREAGLYHPTFLYESLWNVGVGFLVIWADRRFKLGHGRAFALYVAAYCSGRVWTEALRVDEAHHILGLRLNVWTAIIVGLLAVVYMVISARVRPGREEIVEPRKAEKAEGAVDGGEEGEAKDAEPKDAAPDEDSSAEPEESDTENPENPEKTEKSERSGNGAGSAAKS; the protein is encoded by the coding sequence ATGGACCTTGCCTACATTCCCAGCCCGTCGACCGGCGTGATCCACCTCGGACCGATCCCGCTGCGCGGCTATGCCTTCTGCATCATCATCGGTGTCTTCGTCGCCGTCTGGCTCGGCAACAAGCGCTGGATCGCCCGGGGCGGCACCGCCGGCACCGTCGCCGACATCGCCGTCTGGGCGGTGCCCTTCGGCCTCGTCGGCGGACGCCTCTACCACGTGATCACCGACTACCAGCTGTACTTCAGCGAGGGTGAGAACTGGGTCGACGCCTTCAAGATCTGGGAGGGAGGCCTCGGCATCTGGGGCGCCATCGCGCTCGGCGCGGTGGGCGCCTGGATCGGCTGCCGCCGGCGCGGTATCTCCCTGCCCGTGTACGCCGACGTCATCGCCCCCGGCATCGCCTTCGCCCAGGCCATCGGCCGCTGGGGCAACTGGTTCAACCAGGAGCTGTACGGCAAGCCGACCGATGTGCCGTGGGCGCTGAAGATCACCGAGGGCCCCAACCGCGAGGCGGGCCTGTACCACCCGACCTTCCTGTACGAGTCGCTGTGGAACGTCGGCGTCGGCTTCCTGGTCATCTGGGCCGACCGCCGCTTCAAGCTGGGCCACGGCCGCGCCTTCGCGCTGTACGTCGCCGCGTACTGCTCGGGCCGCGTGTGGACGGAGGCCCTGCGCGTCGACGAGGCGCACCACATCCTCGGCCTGCGGCTCAACGTGTGGACCGCGATCATCGTGGGTCTGCTCGCCGTGGTCTACATGGTGATCTCGGCGCGTGTCCGGCCGGGCCGCGAGGAGATCGTGGAGCCGAGGAAGGCCGAGAAGGCCGAGGGCGCCGTGGACGGTGGCGAGGAGGGCGAGGCGAAGGACGCCGAGCCGAAGGACGCCGCTCCGGACGAGGACTCCTCCGCGGAACCGGAGGAGTCCGATACCGAGAACCCCGAGAACCCCGAGAAGACCGAGAAGTCCGAGAGGTCGGGCAACGGTGCCGGGTCGGCCGCCAAGAGCTGA
- a CDS encoding DsbA family protein — protein MSEKNSGDGNRSARERLQQQRERDKAREKQRRVLIVSAAVVGVLGLAAVVGVIAAGGDKNSGSDKAGPVVAPTGATDEDAKPAIPTGKADAPSTLVIWEDFRCPACAQFENVMRDSIHELEASGALKAEYHLATLIDGNMGGSGSLRAANAAACAQDAGKFTAYHDTLYINQPPETDDAYGNNAKLIELAAKVPGLDTPAFRSCVNDGTHDSWVKKSNEAFQNGGFRGTPSVLLNGESIFPTKGNEQISPENLKKWVAEANKGKKPGTASPSA, from the coding sequence GTGAGCGAGAAGAACAGTGGTGACGGTAACCGGAGCGCGCGGGAGCGCCTTCAGCAGCAGCGCGAGCGCGACAAGGCCCGCGAGAAGCAGCGGCGCGTCCTGATCGTGTCGGCGGCGGTGGTCGGCGTCCTCGGCCTGGCCGCGGTCGTCGGCGTGATCGCCGCCGGCGGCGACAAGAACAGCGGGTCAGACAAGGCCGGCCCGGTGGTCGCGCCGACCGGAGCGACCGACGAGGACGCCAAGCCGGCCATCCCCACGGGCAAGGCGGACGCCCCGTCGACGCTCGTGATCTGGGAGGACTTCCGCTGCCCGGCGTGCGCCCAGTTCGAGAACGTCATGCGGGACTCCATCCACGAGCTGGAGGCCTCCGGCGCGCTCAAGGCCGAGTACCACCTCGCCACCCTCATCGACGGGAACATGGGCGGCAGCGGCTCGCTGCGCGCGGCGAACGCGGCCGCGTGCGCCCAGGACGCGGGGAAGTTCACCGCGTACCACGACACGCTCTACATCAACCAGCCGCCGGAGACGGACGACGCCTACGGCAACAACGCCAAGCTGATCGAGCTCGCGGCGAAGGTGCCGGGGCTCGACACGCCCGCCTTCCGCAGCTGTGTGAACGACGGAACGCACGACAGCTGGGTGAAGAAGTCGAACGAGGCCTTCCAGAACGGCGGCTTCCGCGGCACCCCGTCCGTCCTCCTCAACGGAGAATCGATCTTCCCGACCAAGGGGAACGAGCAGATCTCCCCGGAGAACCTGAAGAAGTGGGTCGCCGAGGCCAACAAGGGCAAGAAGCCGGGCACCGCCTCCCCGTCGGCCTAG